A DNA window from Comamonas fluminis contains the following coding sequences:
- a CDS encoding ABC transporter permease, with translation MNWSVIFEPATLALYAEGLYVTLQLTLISLAVGAVLALLFALALVSRSALIRLPVAAFTYFMRGTPLLIQVYLIYYGFAQLEWVQARWDTVWPWTHFKEPFFCALLSFSLNTAAYTAEMLAGAIRETNKGEVEAARSMGMSDWQLMRRIVLPSAIRRTLPAYGNEVVMMLHSSSLASTVPALLDLTGAASRVYSDFYLPFEAYLFAAAIYLCITFALLGANRLLERRYLGYLAPRKA, from the coding sequence ATGAACTGGAGTGTCATTTTTGAACCCGCCACGCTGGCGCTGTATGCCGAAGGCCTGTACGTCACACTGCAGCTGACGCTGATCAGCCTGGCCGTGGGCGCCGTGCTGGCGCTGCTGTTTGCGCTGGCGCTGGTCAGCCGCTCGGCCCTGATTCGCCTGCCCGTGGCAGCATTTACCTATTTCATGCGCGGCACACCGCTGCTGATTCAGGTCTATCTGATCTATTACGGCTTTGCCCAGCTTGAATGGGTGCAGGCACGCTGGGATACCGTCTGGCCCTGGACGCACTTCAAAGAGCCGTTCTTCTGCGCACTGCTGTCGTTCAGCCTGAACACTGCGGCCTACACCGCCGAAATGCTGGCTGGCGCCATTCGCGAAACCAACAAGGGTGAGGTCGAGGCCGCACGCTCCATGGGCATGAGCGACTGGCAGCTGATGCGCCGCATCGTGCTGCCCAGCGCCATTCGCCGCACATTGCCAGCCTATGGCAACGAGGTGGTGATGATGCTGCACAGCTCCAGTCTGGCCAGTACCGTGCCAGCGCTGCTGGACCTGACGGGCGCGGCCAGCCGCGTTTATTCCGATTTCTATCTGCCGTTCGAGGCCTACCTCTTCGCTGCAGCCATTTACCTGTGCATTACCTTCGCCCTGCTTGGTGCCAACCGCCTGCTGGAGCGCCGCTACCTGGGTTATCTGGCTCCGCGCAAGGCTTAA
- the proV gene encoding glycine betaine/L-proline ABC transporter ATP-binding protein ProV gives MAKQIAIDHVFKVFGNDPKTALSLVKQGLNKQEILARTGQSIGVFDAHFTIEAGEIFVVMGLSGSGKSTLVRMLNRLIEPTAGRILVDGEDINALSDKELRALRRKDISMVFQSFALMPHLTVLDNTAFGLELAGVDRATRQQQAQDALEQVGLGAWGASYPDELSGGMQQRVGLARALASDPSILLMDEAFSALDPIIRTEMQSELLRLQEIKRRTIVFISHDLDEAMRIGDRIAIMKDGVVQQVGTPDDILRNPANEYVRTFIQGVDAAAVFKASDIARQALTVISEHSDRGCRAALRLLQDSDRDYAYVLNARKRFLGVVSSQSLRDALHGHEGMLGLQHAFIPDVQPIASNTPVAELFGTVAVPPFALPVVDENSKYLGVISRTTMLKFLDRDTPPVPPPQKEIPPIKLNPHFQPGAQGAASATPTTAPTTAPTTAPTAAPTSAPTVAP, from the coding sequence GTGGCCAAGCAAATCGCTATCGATCACGTCTTCAAGGTCTTCGGCAACGACCCGAAAACCGCGCTCAGCCTTGTCAAGCAAGGCCTGAACAAGCAGGAAATCCTGGCCCGCACCGGCCAGTCCATCGGCGTGTTCGACGCCCACTTCACCATCGAAGCCGGTGAAATCTTTGTCGTCATGGGCCTGTCGGGCTCAGGCAAATCCACGCTGGTGCGCATGCTCAACCGTTTGATCGAACCCACGGCGGGCCGCATTCTGGTGGACGGTGAAGACATCAACGCCTTGAGCGACAAGGAACTGCGCGCCCTGCGCCGCAAAGACATTTCGATGGTGTTTCAGTCGTTTGCGCTGATGCCTCACCTGACGGTGCTGGACAACACGGCCTTTGGCCTGGAACTGGCCGGTGTGGACCGTGCCACCCGCCAGCAACAGGCGCAGGATGCGCTGGAGCAGGTGGGCCTGGGCGCCTGGGGCGCCAGCTACCCCGACGAACTCTCGGGCGGCATGCAGCAGCGCGTAGGCCTGGCCCGTGCGCTGGCGTCTGACCCGTCCATCCTGCTGATGGACGAAGCCTTCTCGGCGCTGGACCCCATCATCCGCACCGAAATGCAGTCCGAGCTGCTGCGCCTGCAGGAGATCAAGCGCCGCACCATCGTCTTCATCTCGCACGATCTGGACGAAGCCATGCGCATTGGCGACCGCATCGCCATCATGAAAGACGGCGTGGTGCAGCAGGTGGGCACACCCGACGACATTCTGCGCAACCCCGCCAACGAATATGTGCGCACCTTTATTCAGGGCGTGGACGCGGCTGCCGTGTTCAAGGCCTCCGACATTGCCCGCCAGGCGCTGACGGTGATTTCCGAGCACAGCGACCGTGGCTGCCGCGCCGCGCTGCGCCTGCTGCAGGACTCCGACCGCGACTACGCCTATGTGCTCAACGCCCGCAAGCGTTTCTTGGGCGTGGTGTCCTCGCAGTCGCTGCGTGATGCGCTGCATGGCCACGAGGGCATGCTAGGCCTGCAGCACGCCTTCATCCCCGATGTGCAGCCGATTGCCAGCAACACCCCGGTGGCCGAGCTGTTTGGCACCGTGGCCGTGCCGCCCTTTGCGCTGCCTGTGGTGGATGAGAACAGCAAATACCTGGGCGTTATCAGCCGCACCACCATGCTCAAGTTCCTGGACCGCGACACCCCGCCCGTGCCGCCACCGCAAAAGGAAATTCCGCCCATCAAGCTGAACCCGCACTTCCAGCCCGGTGCACAGGGCGCAGCCAGCGCGACACCGACCACAGCACCGACCACAGCACCGACCACAGCACCAACCGCAGCACCGACCTCAGCACCGACTGTCGCACCATAA
- the proW gene encoding glycine betaine/L-proline ABC transporter permease ProW: protein MTDNALNNPSTPTPSTAFEDPWAAASAPDTAPSTTAPSTTATPSASDVDADPWASSSANAADAVSTSDWLSAPATSDMPADDGGPGHLWHQITTEGLPVQDSINNGLTWVVDHFRPFFQAVRTPIDATLNGVTDVLQTLPMPVLVLLIALLAWQFAGRKLAIGSAVSLLIVALLGIWSEAMVTLALVLTSLFFCIVIGLPAGILLASSDRAQRWTRPLLDAMQTTPAFVYLVPVVMLFGIGNVPGVIVTIVFALPPLIRLTNLGIRQVRPDLIEASRAYGASPMQLLWKVQLPLSMPSIMAGINQALMLSLSMVVIASMIAVGGLGQMVLRGIGRLDMGLATVGGLGIVLLAIVLDRITQAMGEPKRGSARWWATGPVGLVSRMLRRQPPAPTPEQAATPAKA from the coding sequence TTGACTGATAACGCACTGAACAACCCCAGCACCCCAACCCCGAGCACGGCTTTTGAAGACCCATGGGCAGCCGCCTCGGCACCCGACACTGCTCCCTCAACTACCGCACCCTCAACCACCGCAACACCATCTGCCAGCGATGTGGACGCCGATCCCTGGGCCAGCAGCAGCGCTAATGCGGCAGACGCCGTCAGCACCAGCGACTGGCTCAGCGCCCCAGCCACCAGCGACATGCCTGCTGACGACGGCGGTCCGGGCCACCTGTGGCACCAGATCACCACCGAAGGCCTGCCTGTGCAGGACTCCATCAACAACGGCCTGACCTGGGTTGTCGATCATTTCCGCCCCTTCTTTCAGGCGGTTCGCACCCCGATTGACGCCACGCTCAACGGCGTGACCGATGTGCTGCAGACCCTGCCCATGCCGGTGCTGGTGCTGCTGATTGCGCTGCTGGCCTGGCAGTTTGCGGGCCGCAAGCTGGCCATTGGCTCGGCGGTTTCGCTGCTGATCGTGGCGCTGCTGGGCATCTGGTCCGAAGCCATGGTGACGCTGGCCCTGGTGCTGACCTCGCTGTTCTTCTGCATCGTGATTGGCCTGCCCGCTGGCATCTTGCTGGCCAGCAGCGACCGCGCCCAGCGCTGGACCCGCCCGCTGCTGGACGCCATGCAAACCACGCCCGCCTTCGTCTATCTGGTGCCGGTGGTGATGCTGTTTGGCATTGGCAACGTGCCCGGCGTCATCGTGACCATTGTTTTTGCGCTGCCGCCGCTGATTCGCCTGACAAACCTGGGTATCCGCCAGGTGCGCCCGGACTTGATCGAAGCTAGCCGCGCCTATGGCGCTTCGCCCATGCAACTGCTGTGGAAGGTGCAACTACCGCTGTCCATGCCGTCCATCATGGCCGGTATCAACCAGGCGCTGATGCTGTCGCTGTCCATGGTGGTGATCGCTTCCATGATTGCCGTGGGCGGGCTGGGCCAGATGGTGCTGCGCGGCATTGGCCGTCTAGACATGGGTCTGGCCACCGTAGGCGGCCTGGGCATTGTGTTGCTGGCCATCGTGCTGGACCGCATCACCCAGGCCATGGGCGAGCCCAAGCGTGGCAGCGCCCGCTGGTGGGCTACCGGCCCCGTGGGTCTGGTCTCGCGCATGCTGCGCCGCCAGCCACCTGCCCCCACACCTGAGCAAGCTGCCACACCAGCCAAGGCCTGA
- a CDS encoding ABC transporter permease, with product MSGYYYSILEGALLTVAVSLASLLVATLIGLAGAAAKLSGRRMLAWPATAYTTVVRGIPELLMMLLIFYGGAIGLNSLLEALGSDESVDLNPFVAGVLTIGFIYGAYMTETFRGAILAIPKGQMEAAWAFGMSPMRTFIRITLPQMVRYALPSFTNNWLVLIKATALVSLIGLHDMTYLAKQASASVREPFAFFLFTAALYLVFTAVSLQLLKRLSARYSLGSDKVQL from the coding sequence ATGAGTGGATACTATTATTCGATCCTTGAGGGAGCGCTGCTGACGGTCGCTGTGTCACTGGCATCACTGCTGGTAGCCACGCTGATCGGGCTTGCTGGCGCTGCCGCCAAGCTCTCGGGCCGGCGTATGCTGGCCTGGCCCGCCACGGCCTACACCACCGTGGTGCGCGGCATTCCCGAGCTGCTGATGATGCTGCTGATCTTCTACGGCGGCGCCATTGGCCTCAACAGCCTGCTCGAAGCCCTTGGCAGCGACGAGAGCGTGGACCTGAACCCCTTTGTGGCCGGCGTGCTGACCATTGGCTTCATCTACGGCGCCTACATGACCGAGACCTTTCGCGGAGCCATTTTGGCCATCCCCAAAGGCCAGATGGAGGCTGCCTGGGCATTTGGCATGAGCCCCATGCGCACATTCATCCGCATTACGCTGCCCCAGATGGTGCGCTATGCACTGCCCAGCTTCACCAATAACTGGCTGGTGCTGATCAAGGCCACCGCACTGGTAAGCCTGATTGGCCTGCACGACATGACCTATCTGGCCAAGCAGGCCAGCGCCTCTGTGCGCGAGCCGTTTGCCTTCTTCCTGTTCACCGCAGCGCTGTACCTGGTCTTCACCGCCGTATCGCTGCAACTGCTCAAGCGCCTGTCTGCGCGCTACAGCCTTGGATCTGACAAGGTGCAGCTATGA
- a CDS encoding ABC transporter ATP-binding protein — MTSNTPYKLQALDIYKSYGQNEVLKGVSLSARAGDVISIIGSSGSGKSTFLRCINLLEQPQKGRIIVADEELQLRPGRDGALVAADQRQLQRLRTRLAMVFQHFNLWAHMTVMQNIIEVPVNVLGISKDEAVARARKYLHLVGLEGKEDSYPNHMSGGQQQRVAIARALAVEPEVMLFDEPTSALDPELVGEVLRVMQLLAQEGRTMVVVTHEMGFAREVSNHVVFLHKGLIEEQGDPREVLSNPRSERLAKFLSGNLK, encoded by the coding sequence ATGACAAGCAACACCCCCTACAAACTCCAGGCGCTGGATATCTACAAGAGCTATGGGCAAAACGAAGTGCTCAAGGGCGTTTCGCTCAGTGCCCGTGCAGGCGATGTGATCAGCATCATCGGCAGCTCTGGCTCGGGTAAATCCACCTTTCTGCGCTGCATCAACCTGCTGGAGCAGCCCCAGAAGGGCCGCATCATCGTGGCCGATGAAGAGCTGCAACTGCGCCCCGGCCGCGATGGCGCGCTGGTTGCCGCCGATCAGCGCCAGTTGCAGCGCCTGCGCACGCGTCTGGCCATGGTGTTCCAGCACTTCAACCTGTGGGCCCACATGACGGTGATGCAGAACATCATCGAAGTGCCGGTCAACGTGCTGGGCATCAGCAAGGACGAAGCCGTGGCCCGCGCCCGCAAGTACCTGCACCTGGTCGGCCTGGAAGGCAAGGAAGACAGCTACCCCAACCACATGAGCGGCGGCCAGCAGCAGCGCGTGGCCATTGCCCGTGCACTGGCGGTGGAGCCCGAGGTGATGCTGTTCGACGAGCCCACCTCGGCGCTGGACCCCGAACTGGTGGGCGAAGTGCTGCGTGTGATGCAGCTGCTGGCGCAGGAAGGCCGCACCATGGTGGTCGTGACGCACGAAATGGGCTTTGCCCGCGAAGTCTCCAACCACGTGGTCTTCTTGCACAAGGGCCTGATTGAAGAGCAAGGCGACCCACGCGAGGTGCTGAGCAATCCGCGCAGTGAACGACTTGCCAAGTTCCTGTCTGGCAATCTGAAATAA
- the acs gene encoding acetate--CoA ligase, with product MSTTTSAIESVLVENRVFPPAADFVAKARISGMAQYQALCDEAERDYEGYWARLARENVVWTKPFTQVLDQSNPPFYKWFADGELNASANCLDKHMGTPVENKTAIIFEADGGEVTKVTYKELLARVSQFANALKARGVQKGDRVLLYMPMTIEGVVAMQACARIGATHSVVFGGFSAKAVQERIVDVGASLVVTANYQMRGGKELPLKAIVDDALALGGCEAVKSVLVYERTATACNMVAGRDLTFTEALAGQSTECEAVAVNAEHPLFILYTSGSTGKPKGVQHATGGYVLWAKQTFEWTFDLKDSDVFWCTADIGWITGHSYVAYGPLAAGATQIVFEGVPTFPNAGRFWQMIERHKCSIFYTAPTAIRSLIKAADSDPSVHPKNSDLSSLRVLGSVGEPINPEAWMWYYKNVGGERCPIVDTFWQTENGGHMITPLPGATPLVPGSCTLPLPGITAAIVDESGNDMPNGAGGILVVKKPWPSMIRNIWGDPERFKKSYFPEELKGFYLAGDGAVRSEDRGYFRITGRIDDVLNVSGHRMGTMEIESALVAKTDLVAEAAVVGRPDDLTGEAICAFVVLKRGKPTGEEAKQIANELRNWVAKEIGPIAKPKDIRFGDNLPKTRSGKIMRRLLRSLAKGEAITQDTSTLENPAILTQLSETN from the coding sequence ATGAGCACAACAACTTCTGCGATCGAATCTGTATTGGTGGAAAACCGCGTTTTCCCTCCGGCAGCTGACTTCGTGGCCAAAGCACGTATTTCCGGCATGGCGCAGTACCAGGCGCTGTGCGATGAAGCCGAGCGCGACTACGAAGGCTACTGGGCCCGTCTGGCGCGTGAGAACGTGGTCTGGACCAAGCCCTTCACCCAGGTGCTGGACCAAAGCAACCCTCCGTTCTACAAATGGTTTGCCGACGGTGAGCTGAACGCCAGCGCCAACTGCCTTGACAAGCACATGGGCACGCCGGTCGAGAACAAGACCGCCATCATCTTTGAAGCCGACGGCGGCGAAGTCACCAAGGTCACCTACAAGGAACTGCTGGCCCGTGTCAGCCAGTTCGCCAACGCGCTCAAGGCGCGTGGTGTGCAAAAGGGCGATCGCGTTCTGCTCTACATGCCCATGACGATTGAGGGCGTGGTGGCCATGCAAGCCTGTGCCCGTATTGGCGCAACCCACTCTGTGGTGTTTGGCGGCTTCTCGGCCAAGGCGGTGCAAGAGCGCATTGTGGACGTGGGCGCCAGCCTGGTCGTTACAGCCAACTACCAGATGCGCGGCGGCAAGGAACTGCCCCTGAAGGCCATCGTGGACGACGCGCTGGCGCTGGGTGGCTGCGAAGCCGTCAAGAGCGTGCTGGTTTATGAGCGCACGGCTACGGCCTGCAATATGGTTGCGGGCCGCGACTTGACCTTCACTGAAGCGCTGGCAGGCCAGTCCACCGAGTGCGAGGCTGTGGCAGTCAATGCCGAGCACCCGCTGTTCATCCTCTACACCAGCGGCTCCACCGGCAAGCCCAAGGGCGTGCAGCACGCCACCGGCGGCTATGTGCTGTGGGCCAAGCAGACCTTTGAATGGACTTTTGACCTCAAGGACAGCGATGTGTTCTGGTGCACGGCCGACATCGGCTGGATCACCGGCCACAGCTACGTGGCCTACGGCCCGCTGGCCGCAGGTGCCACGCAGATCGTGTTTGAAGGCGTGCCAACCTTCCCCAATGCTGGTCGCTTCTGGCAGATGATCGAGCGCCACAAGTGCAGCATCTTCTACACCGCACCCACGGCGATCCGCTCGCTCATCAAGGCTGCGGACTCTGACCCCAGCGTGCACCCCAAGAACTCGGACCTGTCCAGCCTGCGCGTGCTGGGTTCGGTGGGCGAGCCCATCAACCCCGAAGCCTGGATGTGGTACTACAAAAACGTGGGCGGCGAGCGTTGCCCCATTGTGGACACCTTCTGGCAAACCGAAAACGGCGGCCACATGATTACGCCGCTGCCCGGTGCCACGCCGCTGGTACCCGGTTCCTGCACGCTGCCGCTGCCAGGTATTACGGCAGCCATCGTCGATGAATCCGGCAACGATATGCCCAACGGCGCTGGCGGCATTCTGGTCGTCAAAAAGCCCTGGCCTTCGATGATTCGCAACATCTGGGGTGACCCCGAGCGCTTCAAGAAGAGCTACTTCCCCGAAGAGCTCAAAGGCTTCTATCTGGCGGGCGACGGCGCCGTGCGCAGCGAAGACCGTGGCTACTTCCGCATTACCGGCCGTATTGACGACGTGCTGAACGTCTCGGGTCACCGCATGGGCACCATGGAGATTGAATCGGCACTGGTCGCCAAGACGGATCTGGTGGCTGAAGCCGCTGTGGTTGGCCGCCCGGACGATCTGACTGGCGAAGCCATCTGCGCTTTTGTGGTGCTTAAGCGCGGTAAGCCCACGGGCGAAGAAGCCAAGCAGATTGCCAATGAGCTGCGCAACTGGGTGGCCAAGGAAATCGGCCCGATTGCCAAGCCCAAGGACATCCGCTTTGGCGACAACCTGCCCAAGACCCGCAGCGGCAAGATCATGCGGCGCCTGCTGCGCTCGCTGGCCAAGGGTGAAGCCATCACCCAGGACACCAGCACCCTGGAGAATCCAGCAATCCTGACTCAGTTGTCGGAGACCAATTGA
- a CDS encoding transporter substrate-binding domain-containing protein: protein MATASAQATDLKVAIDPTYEPFTYKTADGKPTGFDVDIANAICAEIKRKCVFVEQVWDSMIPGLQAKKYDVVISSLSMTEERKRVIDFSDRYYKTPSGIVVKKGTAYTGPASLKGKKIGVLKGSTQEKWAMGELKPAGVTIVPYEAQDQVYLDIKSGRLDGTVADKVEVHGGFLRKPEGKDYGYVGADQYETKYYGDGIGIGLRKGQKELKDQINAAIKTIRSNGTYNTIAKKYFDFDPYGN from the coding sequence ATGGCGACAGCTTCCGCACAGGCCACAGACCTCAAGGTTGCAATCGACCCCACCTACGAACCCTTTACCTACAAGACTGCTGACGGCAAGCCCACGGGCTTTGATGTGGACATTGCCAATGCCATCTGCGCCGAAATCAAGCGCAAATGCGTGTTTGTCGAGCAGGTCTGGGACAGCATGATTCCCGGCCTGCAGGCCAAGAAATACGATGTGGTCATCAGCTCCCTGTCCATGACGGAAGAGCGCAAGCGCGTCATTGACTTCTCCGACCGCTACTACAAGACACCCAGCGGCATCGTGGTGAAAAAAGGCACGGCCTATACCGGCCCCGCGTCTCTGAAGGGCAAGAAGATTGGCGTGCTCAAGGGCAGCACTCAGGAAAAATGGGCCATGGGCGAACTCAAGCCTGCTGGCGTCACCATCGTTCCCTACGAAGCACAGGATCAGGTGTATCTGGACATCAAGTCCGGCCGCCTTGATGGCACGGTGGCCGACAAGGTCGAAGTGCATGGCGGCTTTCTGCGCAAACCCGAAGGCAAGGACTACGGCTACGTGGGCGCTGACCAGTACGAAACCAAGTACTACGGCGACGGCATAGGCATCGGTTTGCGCAAGGGCCAGAAGGAACTCAAGGACCAGATCAACGCCGCCATCAAGACAATTCGCAGCAATGGCACCTACAACACCATTGCCAAGAAGTACTTCGACTTTGACCCCTACGGCAACTAA
- a CDS encoding TIGR00645 family protein: MSRNPPNAADAAPNAPVTASTAAPQSPASYQAPAALRPLPSLIFASRWLQLPLYLGLIAAQGVYVWHFLLELWHLVEAVFGNQEALQALITNIGYKSDVEITHLNETIIMLVVLALIDVVMISNLLIMVIVGGYETFVSRLGLESHPDQPEWLSHVNASVLKVKLALSIIGISSIHLLKSFINAGSYEVQVLMWQTIIHVVFLLSALAIAYTDKLTSSSHHH, encoded by the coding sequence ATGAGCCGCAATCCACCCAACGCAGCCGATGCTGCCCCCAACGCCCCTGTGACCGCCAGTACCGCGGCCCCGCAGTCCCCCGCCAGCTACCAGGCGCCAGCCGCGCTGCGCCCCCTGCCCTCGCTGATTTTTGCCAGCCGCTGGCTGCAGCTGCCGCTGTATCTGGGGCTGATCGCCGCACAGGGCGTCTATGTCTGGCACTTTTTGCTGGAGCTGTGGCATCTGGTGGAAGCCGTTTTCGGCAACCAGGAAGCACTGCAGGCCCTCATCACCAATATTGGCTACAAGAGTGATGTGGAGATCACCCACCTGAACGAGACCATCATCATGCTGGTGGTGCTGGCGCTGATTGATGTGGTGATGATCTCCAACCTGCTCATCATGGTCATCGTGGGGGGCTACGAGACCTTTGTCAGCCGCCTGGGTCTGGAGTCTCACCCCGACCAGCCCGAGTGGCTCAGCCATGTGAACGCCTCGGTGCTCAAGGTCAAGCTGGCCCTGTCCATCATCGGCATCAGCTCCATCCACCTGCTCAAGAGCTTTATCAACGCAGGCAGCTACGAGGTGCAGGTGCTGATGTGGCAGACCATCATCCATGTGGTCTTCCTGCTGAGCGCGCTGGCCATTGCCTATACCGACAAGCTCACCAGCAGCAGCCACCACCACTGA
- a CDS encoding lysine/arginine/ornithine ABC transporter substrate-binding protein encodes MRASLMAMALATLAGSTMAADLRVGTNAAYEPFEYKTASGEIVGFDIDIANALCEQLKRKCVFVESEFDSVIPGLQARKFDVIISSISITPERQRVVDFTKRYYKTPSAIVVKKTTKYDGPASLKGMKIGVLKGSTQEKWAMGELKTAGVNVVSYQSQNQVYLDLHAGRLDGTVADKVEVQGGFLRKPEGKDYGYVGPDQYDVKYYGEGIGIAMRKGQKELKQQLDEAIDTIRKNGTYGKIAKKYFDFDPYGQ; translated from the coding sequence ATGCGCGCATCGCTGATGGCTATGGCCCTCGCAACCCTGGCCGGCTCCACAATGGCCGCTGACCTGCGAGTAGGCACCAACGCCGCCTACGAACCCTTTGAATACAAGACCGCCTCGGGCGAGATCGTCGGCTTTGACATCGACATCGCCAATGCGCTGTGCGAGCAGCTCAAGCGCAAGTGCGTGTTTGTCGAATCTGAATTCGACAGCGTCATCCCCGGCCTGCAGGCCCGCAAGTTTGATGTCATCATCAGCTCCATCTCGATCACGCCTGAACGCCAGCGCGTCGTGGACTTCACCAAGCGCTACTACAAGACGCCCAGCGCCATCGTGGTCAAGAAGACCACCAAGTACGACGGCCCCGCTTCGCTCAAGGGCATGAAGATTGGTGTGCTCAAGGGCAGCACCCAGGAAAAGTGGGCCATGGGCGAGCTCAAGACCGCTGGCGTGAACGTGGTGTCCTACCAGTCCCAGAACCAGGTCTATCTGGACCTGCACGCTGGTCGCCTGGACGGCACCGTGGCTGACAAGGTCGAAGTGCAAGGCGGCTTCCTGCGCAAGCCCGAAGGCAAGGACTACGGCTACGTGGGCCCTGACCAGTACGACGTGAAGTACTACGGCGAAGGCATCGGCATTGCCATGCGCAAGGGCCAGAAGGAACTCAAGCAGCAGCTCGACGAAGCGATTGACACCATTCGCAAGAACGGCACTTACGGCAAGATTGCCAAGAAGTACTTCGACTTCGATCCATACGGCCAGTAA
- the proX gene encoding glycine betaine/L-proline ABC transporter substrate-binding protein ProX, with product MKTSITLNSRRTLNRWLLAGTAAASLALAAGSALAADALPGKGVKVQPLKSSIAEETFQTLLVMKALQKLGYDVQPMKEVEYPTAHIALANGDATFMANHWNPLHADYYKNAGGDAKLYRKGIFSANAAQGYLIDKKTADAHQITNIGQLKDPEIAKLFDTDGDGKADLTGCTPGWGCEAMIEHQLTAYKLRDTVTHKQGTYSALMADTITRYKAGKPILYYTWTPYWVSNVLKPGKDVVWLQVPFSSLPGEQSGTDTKLPNGKNYGFIANNQQIVANKVWAEQNPAAAKLFEIIKLPVGDINAQNFMMSQGQGKQSDIERHTEGWIKAHQTTFDGWLQQARSAAK from the coding sequence ATGAAGACAAGCATCACACTGAACTCCCGCCGCACTCTGAACCGCTGGCTGCTGGCTGGCACCGCCGCCGCAAGCCTGGCCCTGGCAGCAGGCAGCGCACTGGCCGCTGATGCGCTGCCGGGCAAGGGCGTCAAGGTTCAGCCGCTGAAAAGCTCGATTGCCGAAGAAACCTTCCAGACCCTGCTGGTGATGAAGGCGCTGCAAAAGCTGGGCTACGACGTGCAGCCCATGAAGGAGGTGGAATACCCCACGGCCCACATTGCGCTGGCCAACGGCGACGCCACCTTCATGGCCAACCACTGGAACCCGCTGCACGCCGACTATTACAAGAACGCCGGTGGCGATGCCAAGCTCTACCGCAAGGGCATCTTCTCGGCCAACGCGGCCCAGGGCTATCTGATCGACAAGAAGACGGCCGACGCGCACCAAATCACCAATATCGGCCAGCTCAAGGACCCCGAAATTGCCAAGCTGTTTGATACCGACGGCGACGGCAAAGCCGACCTGACGGGCTGCACACCCGGCTGGGGCTGCGAGGCCATGATCGAGCACCAGCTCACCGCCTACAAGCTGCGCGACACCGTCACGCACAAGCAGGGCACGTATTCGGCGCTGATGGCTGACACCATCACCCGCTACAAGGCAGGCAAGCCCATCCTCTACTACACTTGGACGCCGTACTGGGTGAGCAATGTGCTCAAGCCGGGCAAGGATGTGGTGTGGCTGCAGGTGCCGTTCTCTTCGCTGCCCGGCGAGCAATCGGGTACGGACACCAAGCTGCCCAACGGCAAGAACTACGGCTTTATCGCCAACAACCAGCAAATCGTGGCCAACAAGGTCTGGGCCGAGCAGAACCCCGCTGCAGCCAAGCTGTTTGAAATCATCAAGCTGCCCGTGGGCGATATCAATGCCCAGAACTTCATGATGAGCCAGGGCCAGGGCAAACAATCCGACATCGAACGCCATACCGAGGGCTGGATCAAGGCCCATCAGACGACTTTTGATGGCTGGCTGCAGCAGGCGCGCTCGGCTGCGAAATAA
- a CDS encoding LapA family protein codes for MNFRTISIAIIVALIAVLAAFNWNALSTPTPVSFGVTEIQAPLGVLMLALTILLSVFFIAYVLWLQSSVLMAAHRHSKELQSQRDLADKAEASRFTELRGVLEALHARDKEDLIARLDVLEAHLVSRAQESDNSTAAYVGQLEQQVNQLNHR; via the coding sequence ATGAACTTTCGCACTATTTCCATTGCCATCATCGTGGCGCTGATCGCCGTGCTGGCGGCCTTTAACTGGAATGCGCTTTCCACGCCCACGCCCGTATCTTTTGGCGTGACGGAAATTCAGGCCCCGCTGGGTGTGCTGATGCTGGCGCTGACAATTTTGCTCAGCGTGTTTTTCATCGCCTATGTGCTGTGGCTGCAAAGCTCGGTGCTGATGGCGGCGCACCGTCACAGCAAGGAGCTGCAGAGCCAGCGCGATCTGGCCGACAAGGCTGAGGCTTCGCGCTTTACCGAACTGCGGGGCGTGCTGGAAGCGCTGCATGCACGCGACAAGGAAGACCTGATTGCCCGCCTTGACGTGCTGGAAGCCCATCTGGTCAGCCGTGCGCAGGAGTCTGACAACAGCACGGCGGCCTATGTGGGTCAGCTGGAGCAGCAGGTGAACCAGCTCAATCACCGTTGA